AGtagtaaggagtacctagccagtgagagaaagcccgtgaacttgcccggcaacttgtaaacacccCATTCTAAActaataccagctcagacaagcaggacgtagggttttacacctccgggtggcccgaacctaggtaaaaatgTGCGCGTGTTTGTTCTTGAATTAGCGCGCACCTCTAGTACTTCATCTCGCCGGCCCCACGGGGtcccatcggccgtgccggcgatcgccggggcgaaccccgacgcccctaccgaacctaaaagggggccgtggacgcacgcccccggtgtcggagcaccgtgcgacgacagaatccatgcaacttttttttgggcATATATGATGATTTGTGTGTTTTCATGCAACAATTGGGGCGCCAAAACAAACGCTAGGTAACTTTGATTAGGTCTTGTTCATCAAAATCATAATGGTAGAGCCGGGGCACCTTATTGTACTGGATCAGAGTTGCTTTAGGTAGGTACCATGGAGGTAAAAGAGGGAAGAAGGCAGAAACGAACCATTGGAGAAGAACTTGTAATCGGGGGCAGGGAACACAAGGCATAGAGATTTGGAGCTGCTTTACTTACTGAATAGGAGTTGCATTAGAAGCATGAGCCACATGTTTTAAGTATGCAAGTCTTGCCCTTTCATTTCTTTGTGGATACAAGTTGCATGACCAATCGACCTTGTTTAACCAGGAGTCGCCCGAACTAATCAAAACCTTGGTGAACTAGAAGTTCTGggttttttttattgctttTCGATACTCAAAATAGTTGATTGAATGAAAAGCAACTTATAGTCGGTAACTAGCTAGAACGAGGCTGATGATGTGGTGAATTAGAAGTTGCTAGACTAAATAGCACTCTTTTCACTTAATAACTTGCTTTCTAATTAATCAACTTTTGACTAGAAATTGTATTCATGAGCCAACTTTTTTTAGCAGCAGTTGCTAGTCAGATTTTTTATTGTTCAACCTTTGTTTAGTAGACTGAAAGAAAGTTATAATCGCATACAAGTAGCTTTTCGGCTAATCATTTATCTGCACACATGTTGCTTTTCAATTAATAAACCGCATCAAATTAGATAACCACTACACTAAGCAGCCATATTTTTTGAAGCAGGGGTATCATGAACTCAtttgacgaagaagaagcagtAGGAGTTCATACGTATGTTTTATGTCTGCACAACAAACCGTGTGTTATCCAGCAACTTCAATAGCATGCAAATATAGTAGGACAATATATGGAATCTGGGGCAATGGTTTACTTGTAAAGTGGGAGCTGTTGATGTGGGTTTTCCCAAAAGGCCAAGAACTGCTGTTGCATTTTTGTAGTTAACAGCTTAGAGCAGCACCATATGCTTTTTTAGATAATTTGCTTTCCCAATTCTTTGTTGAGACATTTCTTATGAGCTAGTACAACTACTGGAAGCATGTTTTTCTTCCTTGCCCAGATTTCAATTCTGGGTTCTTTTTCAGATAATTTGCTTTTCCAATTCTttgttgagacattttttatgagcTAGTAGAACTACTTGAAGCATATCTTTCTTTCCTACCCAGATTTTAATTCTGGGTTTAGGGTTACAGATACGTGCAGCATCAAAACAAACCCTTAATCTGGGGtgaggagggaggaagaagtgcTTCATAGTTggggtgttttttttttgccttgctttttgcattttttaatTGCCTAAGAGGCAACTTATTTAGTTGTAGTTTTGACCCTGACACGGCAGATTAACAACCTAACGTAGCAATTTTACCCCGCATGGTGAAGGGGGCTGGTAGTGGCAGGTTGGGCGCACGGGGAGCCaaaattttccttttaagGAAGCTGGGGAACCGTGCATACCATATTTGGATGTGCACCCTAAGCACTCTAACAGTGCACGATCACCCCTAGCAAAGTCCTTCTTATTGATGCTATAATCTAAAAATAGCTCTAGGTGACTGCCTTCCTGAACAGGCCTCGTTAAACCTCATAAAGGTAGTCGTAATACTTTTTCTGGTACCACTCATCGTTGCAACAGTGCTGATGGTTATCCGCCAGCTGGCCcttgaagaagaggaaacgGGCATCTCCCGAGGCCCGTCCGTCGACGCACAGGAGCTCCTGCTGCCTCCTGACCCATGATTCGCTTGGGGGCTTGCCGTAATTTGCTCTGGCAGTATCGTCCATGCAGTGGAACTCCATGGCCTTGAGGAACCTGCTCCTCCCGTGAAGGAACCTGGCCATCTCTATCTGCCACTCTTGGCCTCGGTAGACCTGGAACACCACCTTCTCGAGGTGGTTGTCTACGCAAGGAGGAATGGATCCCTCCGCCTCCCACGATCCCGGTGCGGCGGCAGACCTTGGACCATATGTCGGACTGTAAAGTGTAAACAACAATCAATCATGATGGTTACTATACACCAATGTGattgatcaaattttatttGGGCAGTAGTCCCGATATGATCGATCTATGCTAGAGGAACAATTAATTTACCTTGATGTAGAGCGTCTCCAGGCAAGGGAATAGCGTAAGGAGATGCAAGAGCCAACCGATGTACCCCTCGGTTGTGTAGCTCACCTCGACGGCTAGCGTCTTGAGAGATGGCATCAGAGTTCGCACAAGAAATTTATCTTTCTGCATACATAAATAATTCACCAGTATACCTGAGAAAACCATGGACACTGCAATTACCATGACCGACTGATATCTGACAGAAGAGGGAGCTTACTTCCAGAATACTGTCCACGATCTGGATCGCGCGGAAGCTCATGCCGAGGTAGCCCAGGAACTCCAGCTTGGGCGCGTGTGCGACCTTGAGATGCACTGGCCTCATGTACATTGCGTCGCCGAGAAGCACCTCCAGGTTCGGAGCGTCCTCGACGAAGAGCTCGTCAAAGCTGCCGCAGGTGCTCAGGACCTTGAGGCTCCGAGAACGGACAAGGGCGCGGCCGCACTTGCTCATGGACCGCGCCTTGAGGGACTCCAGCGCCGTGCACTGAGCCAGCAGGAGTTGAGGGCGTCGTCGGAGATTGTGACATCGAACAGGTCGAGCTCTTTGAGGAGTGACAAGGGTGCGGCGGCATTATCGGCGGCCACCTCCGGGAAAATGGCGCagatcaagcagaggcgcgtCAAGGAGGCGCAGGCGAAGAGGGAGGCCGGGATGCTCTCCCGCCTGTGGCTGAAGGATAGGGAGAAGCAGAGGGAGAGCTCGTGGACGCCGCGGTCCGCGAGATCCTGGAGCAACCCGTCTACGTGGTTGACGGAGGGGTCGGCGCCGAAGCTTGGAAGCAGAGCCCGGTGGTGCTGAGAGAGCGTGCGCAGCCGGTAATGAGGGCGCCGCCAGGGGTGACAGCTTTGAAGTCGGCGAGAGTATGGGGGAAGAGGCGGCGCCACCGAGAAGCAAGGGCGGTTGACCTCGCCGCTTCGAAGctagggaggagggagaggatcGTGATCAGGATGCAATCCGGGAGGTCGCTGATGCGATCCCGGCGGACCCGGCCGAATTCGGGCGCCATCTCAGGTGAATTGGAGTGTTGCTGCGCAGGCCGTAGTAGATCTTTTtcgaggaagacggcggctcTTCGGTACGGAACTCTGCTCGGAGCACCGGGGTTGCCCTATCTTATTGCAACTGAATTCAGCGCCCACTGATTCATCCCCGTTGGGCCAAGAGCCCAAGAGATACGGTACGGGCCGTACGGCCCAAATTCAGCAcgcttcttttgttttccaaTTCCatcctcttttttcttcccGTGCGTGTATGTTGTCCATTAGCCAGAATCAATCGCCAGACAAAAAAGGGTGACTTGAACTGTGTTTTCGTATGAAGAATAAACTTTATTACAGCTTCCAACTCAGCATTCAAAATAGAATTCATCTACGACATCGTATTGTTAGGTTGAGATTTTCAAAACATTatttaaaaacaaataaaaaagctcatcaaaaaaaaaatgttactaTAACTCACAAAATTTATTCTACTGCATATGACAAATGCTAATGTGTGTCAAAAAGATTGTTCAAGTAGTTTATATAAATTGTTCTTGTTAAGGAACATTCAAAAAATTATGTTCCACCTCGATCAACGCCTAACATGTCCACGTAAATCAAGAAAACCTAATCATATAGTTCATAAAAATCTTCATCTTCACAAATAAATGTTCACTAAAATCTTCATCTTTGCAAAAAATGTTTACTAAAATtgttcataaaaaatattcatCTCTACTAAAATAAATGTTTACTGCAAGATAGAAGTTCATCTACTTAAGAAATATCTTCGACAAGCTTATATGAGATGTTTTATTTCATTCATAGAAAAATGTTATAATATCTTTAATTGTTTGAGCAAAGTGCTATAGTACTACTGAAGAAAcaacataaaaagaaaaaagaaataaatgatTGATAAAGTATTTGGGAAGAATACAATTCTGTGACAAGTAATGAACAATTTTTATGGGTCATTAGAAACAAAATAGCAAACATATTTTTGGGAAAAaaactactccttccgatcgATGATAAGCGTCTCAGATTTAGTTCAAAGTTAGTATAAAATCAtactaaatttgagacacttattatggatcgaagggagtagcTAATAGAAATTTCCAAAGAAGTTGTGAACAATTTTCTTAGCTGatagaaatactccctccgatcaatattacttgtttcaaatttgctcaaatatggatgtatctatgtttaaaaagcgtctttatacatgtaatatttcaacaagtaatatgggtcggagggagtagtaattgttttttgAGGGAATAGAAATAGTCAACTTTGTTACCTTCTTACACCATTAAATTTAATGATAACAAATTGTGTAGAATCAATTTCAGATATGACTCATTATATGAGTTATTTCACCATCGACTAAAGATGGAATGTAAAGTAAACCTGCATGGACACCCTTGCAACACCGAAAACCATGCCTAGAGGAAGCTAGAGAACCGAAACAAGGTGTCACGAAACGACGAGTGGAATGAGCATAGAACTCCCTAAGACCTCGTTCGTTTACAAAATTACCTGCAGGTAAAGAAAAGGATTGAGGGGAATTAGAGAGAAATTAAACTACAATCCCATGAACCTCGGTTGATGCCGAGATTATCCGAACGAGGCCTGACAGGTCATTTGCCGGCGTTTCTGCTGAACATGCCGGCCGTTTGCAGTATGAAGACTagaatgtttatttttttacatggACTAGAATGTTTATTTGGTTCGCTGAAACGGAACCATGGCTGCATGCTTGCAGTAGCCGTCCTTATGCGGTTACAAAGTTGCTACAGCCCGTTCAGAAGAAAAGTTGCTGACGTTAAGCAGCCCCAGATCAACTCCTTTCCCATTTAATCCCCCATAAATAACCTTCTTGTAACTCCTGTTAGTTAACGCaataaaacaaagaaagaacatCCCAATTTACTTTTCTCGATTCCGCGTCCCATGTTCCTCGTATGCAGAACTATAGACTCGTTTTCCACATAGAAGAGCAGAGATGGAGGACAACACGAAGAGAACCAAGCTGCACAAGTCCCTGCAGCTCTGCATTTCCAGGAAGCTCAAGAAGATCCCCCGTATCCACATCCCCAGCTCAAACATTCCAGTAAACATAGCCAGTAGGCGGCTTCTCTCCACCTGCAGGTTCCCACGGACCCCATCGCTGGACATCGACCAGGCTGCTGCCGCCGACAACAGTAGAGAGCAGGCAGCGACGCTCTCCGATGTCGACCGCTTCCTCTTCGACAACTTCAGGTCTCTCTACATCCATGACCGTGACGAAGATGTGTGCCTGTCCTCGTCTCTGGGAACATCCAGCTCCCTTGCCAACGGGACGCAGCCAACTGCAGAAACATCATCGTTGTCTGAGTCGGGTGCAGAAGACATCAGAGAAGCCAGCCCAGGTGATGAACACGGCAACAATACGGCCATAGTGCTGTTCTCCATTGATCCCTACACAGACTTCCGGGGATCCATGCAGAACATGACAAAGATGCACCATTGTCAGGAATCTAAGACACTGGATTGGGACTTCTTGGAGGAGCTACTCTTTTACTACCTGCAGCTCAATGATCAAAGTGTGCACAAGTATATTCTCAAGGCCTTTGCTGACCTTACTGCTGGAACCCACAAGGATAACCCAGTCCATGGAAAAGAGTACTGGGTTGGCAAGAGCGTTAGTTGTAGGAAACAACATAGatccaaaaattatgtaaCTCGAAATTAAAATTGTTTACAGGACTCAAATAGCTACTGTGATAGGACATCTATTGCATCCTCTTCCGCACATAAATGTAACAGGATATATAAAATAGAACTACCTGTAAAATAAGATGCAGTACATGACTCCACTAACATTGTGGCTGGCATTTTGTTGAATTATTTGAATTATGATAATCCCACTGGTTGAACTGCTTTTATAAGTTTTGCCATTTGGTTAGCTTCTTTTGCTATAATCTGCAGAAGATAGAGTTAAATCACCTCTAGGCTAATAGAAAAACAGAAGAGATCCTTGTTGTAAGTGCAGTATATCGGTGTATTGTAAGCTTTAGCAGGATTATAATCTAGTTTGCAAAACAGGGTGCTTAATATTTCCACAGTAAGTTAAGCCTAATGCAGAAATCAACATACTGCAGTttgggatatatatatatatatatatatatatatatatatatatatattaaattatactccttccgatcctaaattcttgtcgtggttttagttcaaatttgtactaaaaccatgacaagaatttatgatcggaggaagtaacaGAACCCAAGTGTTGATAATGTGTCCCACAAAAACAATACATGATAATTACATTGTTTAATTAACAGTTGAGCATCCGTACACATTTCCACACTATGTGCAAGTCACTGACTAGCTGGTATTAAACCTGTAGATATGGATGATGTAGATTGGTTTTTTCAAACCGCCAGGACATTGTCATGTCGACGACTATGGCATCATATGGCTTTAAGAACCTACACTTCTTCAACGGCTCTCATCAGATAATTGCATAAATTCAGTGGAATTGCTCAGGCTTGCTGATCGAGCGCACAGATCTGAAACAGGAAGCACATGCCGCAGATCAACCCCTTAAGTTTACAAAATTTCATCTGCAGATGCAAAATGTGATCAGAAACTTGAATAATCATACCATAATAATGAAGATAATTAATGAAAAGGGTCAATGAATTGTTGAGGAACATGTTCGAAatacaaaatatatcaaataGTGTGCAGAAAATACAAATAGTCTAAACATCATAACTGATCTATGCCCATGCTATTTCATGTTTAATAATAACAAAGGGCACTCTAAAGATTTAATAAAAAGGGAAATATTTAATTCTACTCTATCTTGCTTGACAGATCAATAACAAACTTACGTCCTTCAGGAACCTGAATGTTCCCGGTTCATAGAAAGATCAACATATCATGGAAATATGGATACCTGGTGAAATATTGATATACAACGTGAAGGTGACAAGCCCTAGGAGCTAAATAAATTGCTCGTGGGGCTGcaacacatgatgtggatggtgatggaTGCGGCTTGCCTGTTCCCTGCCCTTGCTCCCATCTGTGCTCCGCGGCCATCCGTTAGTCATCGAATGGTTCTGCTGTTTTGCTCTTCCTGCGACCCTCttccagtaaaaaaaaaatgcaagtatCTTCCGtatttccttcttcctctggTACCATCgatccgccaccgccgcccaccTCTCCTCTGCCAGCCAGCTGATTTCGTCCAAGGCTGACCGGAACCGGGTGCGCTGATGGCCTGACGCAAAGATGGAGTGTTCACGgacaggggcggagccagatCTTCATCCACCAGTGTTATCGCTACGGCTGCGGTGGGGACGGCcactggaggaggaggagcaggcagGAGGAACAATTTGGCGAGATGGCGGCCGAGAGTAGCAACCCGTCAAGCCGCGCTCGAAGTTGTAGGCTGCAGAAGCACAGTGGAAGCACCGCCGGCCAGCACATTCCTCGCGTGGTGCCTTCATCTGTCCGCAAGGAAGCTACCAGCAGTTCGCAAGGGAGCTGAGATGATCTTCAATTTCTTGAATTTTGTAGATATAGCCATGATCTATGCTCGTGTACACTTAATTGTGCATAGAGATAATTTCTGGTAACTAAGCATAAGCCGACGGCTATCTCGCCGCGGCGGAGGGCCAGGTGCTTGCTGTGTGTGTATTAGGGAAGGAATTAGTATGATCGGTATTTTTGTGGGGGTTTTCTGGGCAGGGAAAATCACACGTGAGTTAAGTGAGAGGTGGAAGCCGTTCGATAGATAACGCACGGATGGGAACAGGGATGAGAAGCAGGCAAACTGCGTCCAATGGTGATTGGACACTTTGCATGCATATGATGTGCATGATATGGAaggatggtgatgtggacgatatgcatgtgcagcttgcaaacattaaatgcttcttagtggggatcaactttatacAGATTATCGATAAACGGCATAATCCCACAGAGCATAACACTAAAAGGCTAACTTAAGAAGTACTATTACCAGGAACAAAATAACCTTGTCTATTtacaaaaaccaaaaatatatatgcatacCCCTACTAAATCACATGCTACAACCACTTGTCCTCTTCCAAATAATTAAGAAGTACGGAGTATTAGACAGTGGAAACACTGCATCAACTATACTCTTGATTACCTCAATGGATGGACATTCCAAATGGAAACTCACAATGCTAGTGACAATTATactgaaacggaggaagtaacatCCAACTAAATACAGGCTCTGAAGATTTGTTCTCTATATTTGTTAAACACAAACAAGACAACCAGCATAATTTATGTACTCTACCAACAAACGGTGCTCACTGAAGTCTGCCTTATCAATAAGCTAGAACTGTAGAGAAACCATGACTTAGacggagaaaacaaaaaataatggaTTTTAGTCGAAGGAACTAGATAGCCTTTAttcttcagaaaacaaaacacaaagaGGGCAACTAAACCTAATTCACTCATGAACATCAAACTGTGTTGAGTGTTCACATGATGAAGTCTAGAGCTTTACGGACTAGTAAAAAATATGGAAGTCCTGCAATTATTGCCAGGATCATTTTATATTTGGAAGGTCACTAAATTTTCTGCCTGCAGATTTAGCAAGCTTAATGTTGAGTTCTATAATGCCAATTTACATTCCCTACAAACCGGAAGCAACATTCTTCATCTGTTCTTTGTACTTGTCAAATTGGACACTGACACGGCACACGGGGACCTCCAAAATACAGATATTTGACCATTGCTTCGTCTCATTATATGTCATGAAATTTAAGGAAAAACAATTATGAAGTACTTTTGATGAGGAATCTCCTAATACAATTTTGATGGGGCAAATCCAAATATTTTTGTCTGTGTTAGTGGTCAAAGTTTCAAAAGTTTGACTGTCCATTCTAAACGGGATCTATTTGAGACCGGAGGTAGCATGACATTATAAAATTATGAGATGAACCTCAAGAATGAATGTTCTGCTGGAAAATAGTTAGACATAAATGGTAATCAGCACTGGAAAATTGTTTAGGGTGAAACATACCTTTAAATATGTGCAACAGATGATATCAGTTTGTATTAGCCACAGTATATTTTCGAACAAGCTGCTCATATAATGGGAGATGATTCTTAGAAACAAAGACCCTGAACCTGTAAGAAAATGAGAACAATAATCAGGTATAACAAAGGTGTGatagttttgttttctgttaaGTTGAGAACACAATGGAACAATGTGTTCCACAAATTCCTAGTAATGACAAGAAACATAAATTTTTTACCCTTCCAGAAGTGGAAGACGCCCTGGAGATGAAAATAGTTTCGCTATTGCTTCAAGGGAATCTTTCATGTGCATGGATTTCGATTTTAAGGCCTTCATAAGTTCAACAAACTCTCCGTACTCAGCTGTACCGAGCTTTTCTCGAGCCTAATGAAAGTATTCAAATTGGAGAATTATTATCTCACACCGATAGTGCAAAGATAACCATACTAAGAATATAGCACTTACTCTGCAAAGCACAAAACGAAATCAAATTACACAGGACAGGCACAAGCAGCATACCTGCTTCAAGAAGGCCGGTCCAGTAGTAGGTTGGCCTCTAGACCTTTCCCCAATAACCTCATTTGTTTCACACGCTTCATCAATAGTACTTCTTTTTGATAGAGGTGTAGATCGTTCACCTTGGTATCTAGGCAAGTCAACATTATGTTGCAATTTTGAAGAAACGTCATGAAGGCCAACGGCATCATTGGATATGCCCGCTATTTTAGCTCTTTTTTTAAGCCTCAAAGACTTTAAAGAATGTTCCGTTAAATGCCCATGCATGGTCATATCAACCTGTGAATCTTGAGACAGTTGGTCTCTTGAGGACGCGAGCTGTGAACTAGATGAACAGCCCTGTTTAATTGATGAAAGGGTAGCACGATTGGCAGGAGTGATCTGGGCAAACTTCATATAGTTACTCCTTCTTGTGGTCACGTTTAATGGTACTGTAGTTCCTCGGTGCTCATTTGCTGCAGTGGCAGCCTAGCAAAAGATAAAATACTATCTATAAACCAGAGGTATTAAACTGAATATTGATTATCAATGTGAATGAAAAGGATATAGTTTTACCGAATAAGAGAGAATATCCTGAGGCGAATATTTGTCTGCAAGTGGTACTATACTATCTGTATATAACAACATTTTTGCAATAATTACTGAAAAGTCAAATTAACAAGAATAGCAAATCGGCACAAAGCCGTAAACACAATGTAGTAATTGATCACAGCAGTTCATAACAAATAAACCAGAACTGCAAGTAACATTTCGTTATCCATTTCCAAAGTTGCATTGTACAATGTGTACTGCGTACCATTATATAATCAACATTCAACAGCCAGGTTAAACTCGTTTTTTTAAGCCCAGAGTCAGCGGCCCGACCATGTCCCCATATTCTATGAATGCAATAACATGAGGTTGGAAAGAATACTTCGGCACTATCATACAAAAAGGGTTACAAAAGTTCTACAATGTTAAGAAATAAAGTGCTGATTTTACTAAATATGTGTGATTTTCCATATACAACCAAATAATGCACCTCACATGTaggcacaattttttttcccgatGATGGAGGAATAATTCTTTTTTAATTTAGATGATTTAGGCACAATTTcagtcaaaaatttaaaagGGTAGACTTCCTTTTCTAAGTTTTCATAGTCCTCTTACTATTCAAGTTTGTGTATTTGACGCCATCAAGATCAACTTTGTTCTTTAAGCCAAGCTAATATACGATCCCAACTGCAGTGCCACTGTACTGCTGGGCCATCCACGTTGGCGCACTGACAACATGAACAATGGCAAACTCCGCAAACTGCCCATCCACCAGTACCGCAAGTAGGACTGGCATGTTAGCCTAGGCAAGAAATGCTAAGGGTGGGGTTTTCTGAAACTATTTGACCGTCAAACCTTCTGAAATTTCCTCAAGTATCTAGTCCTTACATCTATAACCAACTAATTGGTTGCACTGCTGCTAAGTGATGTGAGCTGTTAACTATAATTTGACAGGGACAGTAATAATATAGAACCATGCTTTTGCGCTTTACACCATCAATAACAATCTCAATACAAAATGTACATAGATGCAGTCACCAATTAAGCCCCATTCAGCAAGCTTCAAACAATCAAGAAGAAAACCAACCAAAGGTTGTAACAAGGATCAATTTAAATATTTCAGCGGATGTCCTTTAGCATTAAAAATGAGGaaacaacaaacaaagagCTCATCTCAAGATTCAAAACAGGATCCTTACCATCACAATCCATCTCTTTTGGCTTTGAAGAGTCTAAGGAAACTTTATCTCGGAAAAATTTGGTCAATGTTTGAACTACTTCCCCATACTTTGAGTAGCACTGCAGGGAAAATATATCAGTAGAGATATCTCAAAGGGTATTGCAGGATCAAAACAGCAAGTGTACCTTTATATAAGGTTTGAGCCAATAGGACATCTGAGATTGGTAATTTGGCCACACAAACCTGCAAGCCATGTGCACATACATGAAGCTCACTTAATACAAAGCTCCTCAAAAATATTTGACCGAAATAGCTTTATAGTTTATAACCAGACCGGATTCAAGATAAATGTCATTGGAGGTAACCATGTGATCCTTGAGAATTTATATGTTTGCTGACCTGACATAACAGAGCCTCAGAGGATATCTTGATATTTTGATAGTGTCGATCATTTTTAGCATCATTCAACGCATTATGGTATGAAATATACTGACAGAAAATCGCCTAAACAGATAAAACAGCATATAGAACAGCGGAAATGCACAAAGTAAATGCAGAATTTTGAAACATTTTATTGTGGCGTATTCCAGTGAGAGGTCTAGCAGCAATCTAACCACATACTACTTACACAGAAACTGATGTTTAGATTTATACCTTTCGTCACAATAAATGATTGCTCCGTAGTCATGGCGATGCCTGATGACCCGTCCAACGGCCTGATTaacagccctcgctgcttgttGTACATACCATTCCTCTCCTGTCAAACCCTACAAAAAGATCAAATGTTAAATTATTTCCTAATGAAATTTTGTACACAGTAGTATACATTCATATGCAcatgtagaatttttttaaactcCTGAAtatcatttttatttattttttatttcaggCTACATGGAGCCCAAGCTCAAAATTGTTCTTGCATAAAAGACCTCAATTTCAAGTTCCCAATATAACCACTTGTAATTAATAAGGGGAACAAGAATTTCACGATGGAACTTTTTTGGGGAAGGCCTTAGACTATTGATCATGGATAACACAAAAGTTGACAATGACAATTTAGCTGTGTGTATCCTTCAGAGGACCAGATGGCGGAAATAGTGAAGATGGACTTGCACATGCCCTTGGACATTCTGTTGGATGTGGACTGCCTTAGAGGGTGGGGTAGGACATTGGGTATTTTACCCAGTGAGCAGCCTCTGGTGGCTTTTCTTGAGGTAGCCATGGTGGTGCTTGTCAAGGTCAGCATATGTCTGTGGAGTTGATCTCTGCATGTGGGCTTCAGGGCCTCCCTGTCTGGAGGTCGTAAAGAACCATAATCGAAGATGAACTTCACTGGGAATGCTAGAGTGCAGCATGGGGCGTTAATCATGGATTTCGCCAGTGAGACACTTGAAAATGTAATGTTAAACACTCTCTGGGATCTCCTGCTGGTGGGAGTTAGAAAGAGCGGGAGGAAATCCAGAGTGTAGGTTCTGCACCGTCTTGGCTCATCAGCCAAGCCGACAGCAATTCAGGATCCGGATTCTAGCAAATGAGGAGTCCACACCCCAGGGGA
The Brachypodium distachyon strain Bd21 chromosome 2, Brachypodium_distachyon_v3.0, whole genome shotgun sequence genome window above contains:
- the LOC104583285 gene encoding transcription repressor OFP14 — translated: MEDNTKRTKLHKSLQLCISRKLKKIPRIHIPSSNIPVNIASRRLLSTCRFPRTPSLDIDQAAAADNSREQAATLSDVDRFLFDNFRSLYIHDRDEDVCLSSSLGTSSSLANGTQPTAETSSLSESGAEDIREASPGDEHGNNTAIVLFSIDPYTDFRGSMQNMTKMHHCQESKTLDWDFLEELLFYYLQLNDQSVHKYILKAFADLTAGTHKDNPVHGKEYWVGKSKIELNHL